The nucleotide window gtgctactttggactgagtaggcaattgaaaagtaaagtcctctctcgacgaaccaaaatcaaactctataagtcgctcattattcccgtcctgatgtatggcgctgaagcgtggacgatgacaacatccgatgagacgactcttggggttttcgagagaaaggttttgcgcaagatttatggtcctctaaacattggcaacggcgaataccgcagacgatggaacgatgagctgtacgatttatacgacgacattgacatagttcagcgaataaaaagacagcggctacgctggctaggtcatgttgtacggatggaagaaaacactccagctctgaaagtattcgatgcagtacccgctggaggaagccgcggaagaggacgacctccactccggtggaaagaccaagtgcaaagtgacctggcttcacttggtgtttccagttggcgccaaaaagcaaaaaggaggaatgagtggcgcgctctggtggattcggctataatcgcttaaagcggttcctacgccaaatatatatatatatatatataggtatacttcgtatatatatatattatccaGAAAggaccctacaagacggagctaactcatacaccactacacatgcaaattttttcagctttttccaatacatacacattgctaacattttgtagttaagtggcaaactcggtagttagagtagcaaaattcattaaccctaatttttgtatgtataagagagagatacAATGAGCCGTTCAAAATCGTCGCCATGGCCGCTGTTCATCTATATCTATAGAcccctttcacacaggcaattcctgttgcggcaattcttagttttataggagagggggcgacgaggagaggagaatcgcgccgagtctgctgtgttcgagcaacacgctttgtgttcttattcgtaacagttcgctgctacgtaacagtgctgcatttgcgcacattttgaaattaatgtatacaatatatttgaaaatttgaatttaatcatttaattttgtatgtaatttgcaaatacatatagaaatatgcataatataattaaaatgtgttagAAAATTGCGAATAACGATTATTattagttaataaaatatatttttttgcttggaaacgatgcgtacaagaagttgagaaaattatatgaaagagaatgacagaaaaacacgaacagagttgtcgaacaagaattgctcgtgtgaacgcaaggggcgacagcaaaagagaatcgcccgagaattaacaacagaagttgcctgtgtgaaagtggacttactaattatataaattcgctcatatgaaaaatgtttgtaaaggctaatctcctaaagttctgaagcgatttttataattttttttttaaataaagcatttactctaggctcgcgagtggcatacttatttttttaattttccgaaatcaaatcctttttctttcgggttgaagtttttgaaaaaccaaaaatattgcaagcgtAAGGTTTTTCGTTCACCACACGCAGTCTACTGCGAAGCGCATTTGTGTGTGTACGGGTGCCCTTTATCGTTTGCGGCAcgcactctctctcttccatctctgcacatcttttccagcataacgtaatgaagtaaagtacatacatatgtatgcactctctctcttccatctcacgcatcttttactacataacttattgaagtaaagtacaaagcaaaaaagtttgcatatataaatgatcgcagaacaagtgaaataacgctaaacagcacaatcaaatgctcgcataaattgccgtatgtatgcatgtatgttgatatgtaaatacagtgtcaactatatttactctgttttacagttacttattttACAGCAACGCACCGTTTATAGTTTAATGGCATCCTGCGACGCTAGGTATACGTTTACCTCTGCCAGCATTGGTAGCTATGGAGGACAAAGTGACGGAGGTACATTAAAAGATTtgcaatatatagatatttacttatttttattttatttcaaggtGTCTTTCAGCAATCTAAATTTGGTAAAGCGCTCTTGGAAAACAAATTGCCACTACCACCAAGAGCTCCATTATTAAATGAATCCTCAAcagattttccacatttttttgtggCCGACGCAGCGTTTCCGTTGAAGGAAAACTTAATGCGACCTTACCCCGGTGCACAGCTGCCACgaaacaaagcaattttcaattacCGGTTATCGCGAGCTCGTAGAGTAATCGAAAATAGCTTTGGTATTTTAACCGCTCGATGGCGTGTTCTACGAAAGGTCATAGACTTTAGCGCAAAGAACTGCGAAACAATTGTGTTAACCTGCTTGGTTCTTCACAATTTTGTAATGTTGAATGACCATGATCGTTGGTATTGTCCAGATACATTTGTAGACACAGACACCGCAGACCATGGAATATTGGAGGGAGAATGGCGTGAAGATTTAGAGAGTGTTGGAGGTGCATTACATTCAATAAGTTCAACTCGACGCAATGCATCTTGTATCGCATTCCGTGTAAGGGATTTTTtggcagaatattttattaaccagGGAGCAGTTTCATTTCAAGAAGATCGTATttagtgtatatttattttatttatatttatatttatttatatcgtaTTTAATGTGTAAAATTGTAATCCAAGTATGAAGTACTATACTTTTTGTTACGTtaacttttttatgatattttattaaaccatatgtttacatgacttagtaacatatttttccgcgctttgtatgtgtgtggtgaATCTTAGTAAccctcattaattttattaaacttgtaACAAACCAATTGTATTTCATCAAAGagaatttccatttaataataagaatttcCATTTAGTAAACGTTTTACAAATATCGTGTGTTTGCCCCTTTCACATACTGGTTATAATTCCGCACGTGAGTATACCTGTGTCATACGTATACACCAtagatatatctataaatattgttttatttactgaaaaagatGGTAATTATCTGTATTAGGAAGATTACACAGGCATATGGCAAATGAATTCTGTATAGTAaagtttattacgaaaatatatgtatatattttatttaccgacaaaatcataattatgacgGTATGTAATTAGTAAATAAGACATAGGctgtataatcaaataaatgtacatacaaaatagGATAATTTTTCCCTATCAAAACGCCatgattctttaaaaaaattggtgaaTGTTTTCTGCAACTACACAATGACAACAACCTTCCAATCACTAATCACTACCAACATaactacataacacacaaaaaataaaagacaaagacacaaaattaaagagttataaaaacaaattgttttatttttttttttcaaatacattcttaaaactatttttgaaaaatgaggtacattgttgtttcttacgtctaggtaacaagcgttttaaacattttaaaactatttttgaaaaatgagatacatcgttgtttcttacgtctaggtaacaagcgttttaaacattttaaaactatttttgaaaaatgagatacatcgttgtttcttacgtctaggtaacaagccttttaaacatttttacatattaattcaatatatgtataaaacaacaaacaaatgatttaaaaataaaaaaaaaattattcgggttccgatttaatagcaaataatgaatttgttaaaacttgtattgctttcatttgttttatgttattatCGTTCATGATAGAGGTCAACATAACACCAAACGACCTCACCGCCTCGCTGCCTTTGCTCCTCTCTGCACACATGCTTTTGTATAGCTCGCACGCTTCTTTGAAGCAGCCGTCGTCATCGctgtttgttttctttactcTTTTCCGGATCGGAGTTGAAAACGACAACTCCGAAGGCGACGATAAATTAGTCTGAGAACATTTAAAACTAATTGGCTCCAACAGCTCCTGCGAAAACATATCATCTAAAATGTTTGTGGTGCAACCATTTCTGTAaaagggaaataaatatttaatacgtataaaatattaaaaaaatattaacttacgGTCTGGGctgtatatattgttttaaaaagcTCATATTATCGAACAATGGCCAGGTTTCGGCGTTACTCGCCCCACTTCCTGATGGTGCCTCCATTTTCCTTACCTCCCTACTGAATGAACTATACATCTATACTGTTCGCTCTTATGTATTTTACATGGTCAGTACTGACCATATATTTTCCATAGCTAAAAATTGTCAGTCATGACCGAAATAATATCACaaatgaaatttctttgaaatgttattaatatttttttggttcctttttaatacataaacttttattcaaatatctataatttaaagatatatacatacataacaaatagtatgtttacatttgaaaataatctcgttctaagctcctTCAATACTTTTATTCAAATATCTATTATTtaatgatatatacatacataacaaatagtatgtttacatttgaaaataatctcgttctaagctcctTGAATACATTCAAACATTCaaaaccgtttacatatagcaaaatgagattatcaattgtcaaacgtgttgaattgacaaaagtacccgaaactattgtgtacgtgagATCGCTCAtacctttcttgcacattacattcatcatttggcaatttatatatacctcttgcacaattctgtgaatgatcttgatacaatcacggatgaaacacccaaaactgcgaacgaaagctatatgtgcactttcagtactgttcttggtactattacGGATGAAAGAACCAAAACTGCTAACCagaactccacgtgcactttcagtactgcgacccacaaaagacctgaaactatacccgctattttcggttagttcaaccaaaatacaaaataagaatttagtaacaaaatcattaattatatttcatatttattgaaaatatcatgtcatttaggtgtttattattctaaatctagcactgACAACGTTCTAGtcataacatccatgctcttgctgtggtaattccattgaactaatttcggtgaatccatgtctTTGTAAAgtgatacaacaacgttatgattcctcaatacaaggtgaaaatgaatcaaaaaggTCCTCctagttttttaatttacagccctattctcatgccctcacaaaaatcaccacactcactattgtgaggtttttggattttgtgatgattaccttatgctggagaaaattcaaaagctcaaatgctcacaattttctcaaatatctgtgacgtgtgaaagcaaccatcacaatacaaaaatatttgtgtttgttttggtttttagcaatatttgtaaacaaatgtgtaaatatttgcgtgctataacgagcatggaggaattgttccttgaaaaaaatggcctctataaaagttcagttatcgaataattgtgtttaaccgattctggagcaatatggacgtaccttgcattttcatttgttgagcgtgccaaccacatctacgatccgataaggacgcattatttttgtaaagcaaagaacactgacgcacagcctctatagacgatgatttacacccaggttatttttatactctcgcaacaaagttgctacgagagtattatagttttgtccacaaaacggttggttgcaagtccaaaacttaacgagttagatatagggttatatatatcaaaatgatcagggtgacgaaaaaagttcaaatccggacgtctgtccgtccgtccgtgcaagctgtaacttgaagtaaaaattgagatatcttgatgaaatttggaagacgtatttcttggcaccataagaaggttaagttcgaaaatgtgcgtaatcggaccactaccacgcccacaaaatggcgataaccgaaaatttggtacaaaggattgttctagaaaggggcatatttggatgcatatTTGGGacttgggcgtggccccgcccactactaagttttttgaacatatctcgcaaactaattaagctatataaaggaaactttctagagtcgtttcattaaggtactaccttataccgttcaaaaatgaaggaaatcgggtcataaccacgcccacctcccatacaaaggggtttattgaaaattactaaaaatgcagtaagttcagtaaagaaaaccaccagaaaccttaaatttcattgtgaagatggtacagaacagctgctctcaaaatggtatacaaaattgtaaatgggcgtggttccgcccacttatgggtcaaaaaccatatcttccttacttgttttataattcttttgttttttaactttcgactgaaaatacgcaatttcatttgcttcatttgtttacaaattttacatcaattggatttattttgaatttatttcttttgaaacaactgtttgacagcaaaatgcttttcacctcaattggtgacttttttaagcttttttcttatgaggttcgagccagaatagactcacaaaatatacgtcacaagaaacctcacaaatttttcctcacaactcagttatgaggttttttcagaatagggctgttaattttttcttttaaagatcacaaacattcacttaaatttaccctctgACTTCTATGTTTCATCTGCTGGTatggccaactgaggtgccggtaagtccaaaaatactgcatctgctttgctcattggcaaaacccaattgacacacgtcgcgataataaacggttacaaaatcacctaaaccatgtcgttccaattctcgtgcttgtgttgagcaaaaggtttaattgcacgtaaaaagtgactttaaacctaatatctggcGTTTGCATCCATTGtcctggatttgcttgcagcatatattccatcgcttcgaaagatcttcgctgctaccataagtgacaccaataagtttgcgtacctttaacgcgccatatgagttttgaaatatctgtatggaaaaatatattaattagaatttaaggcaagatattttatttacgtattcaatggtttcgatgatgttgaccattgttgacGTAGCTTCTATTGTCAGCTTCGAATTGgcagtgcaatgaagtattactgtgtCGCACTCTTCAATTCCAacttttggctttagaaaacttttattttacgatttacttatttaaaaatgcatgcttcaataatttaaactttaattaggctgcagatcactgatttaaataaaacacgcaaaataatacttcacaagcagccatgatatagctcaaaacaaaacctgttcaaacacgagaactttggttgtttctttctatcattcagggtgctgtacgatagaagagttgaggtaaatgtttatgcacattttgccctttgttgcaaatgtgtgtatgtagtggtgttattaaaatttcattgaatatgTTGGAGTTTTAGTACTCATGACTTGCTGGGATTTGACACTTCCcttcttcttcgcaaaattatcgataaacttaggaataacaccgaaaatctagttgtataaaacaagataattttataatctagtattatccatatatatattctatgagCGActggaacgcacctatgagcgctgcccccgccacgatgtcaaaatcgtgctgggcgattttaacgccagggtgggtaaagaaggtgtctttggcacaacagtcggaaaattcagcctccatgacgaaacatcgccaaacggctgaggctgatcgacttcgctggggcccgaaatatggttgtctgtagtaccagattccagcataaaaaaattcatcaagcaacgtggctgtcccctgatcgaaacacgcgcaaccaaatcgatcacgctgtgatagacggaagacatgtctccagtgttttagacgtgcgtacgctccgaggaccaaacattgactcggaccattatctagtagcagcaaagaaacgcactcgcctctgtgtagcaaagaacgcccgtcaacaaacacaaggaaggttcgacgtcgaaaagctgcaatcacaaccgacagccgaacgattttctactcgacttgcactcctgctctctgagagcacacatcagcatctcgatataagggagctgtggaacggcatctcaaactcattgcataccgctgcagccgaaacaattggtctccggcaacgccaaaaaaccagttggtacgatgagaattgtcgttccgcagtggagagaaaacagactgcctacctcgcaacgttgcgatcgaccacaacacgttcggggtgggatagatatcgagaactgaagagggaagcgagacgcatttgcagacgtaaaaagaaagaggccgaaatgcgtgagtatgaaaagcttgaaaagctggccgacatgggtaatgctcgaaaattttatgaaaagatgaggcgattaacagaaggtttcaaggccggagcattatcatgtagggaccgagaaggtaatctggtaacggatgtccagagcacactgggattatggagggaacacttctccgacctgctcaatggcagtgaaagtacaacaccaggagatggcgaacccgattccccaatcgatgacgatggaatagatgttccattacccgaccatgaagaaattcgaatagcaactacccgcttgaagaacaacaaagcggcgggggccgatggattaccggccgagctattcaaatacggcggcgaagaactgatatggtgcatgcatcagcttctttgtagaatatggtcggaagaaagcatgcctgacgattggaatcttagtgtgctctgcccaatccataagaagggagaccccacaatctgcgccaactaccgtggtataagtctcctcaatatcgcatataaggttttgtcgagcatattgtgtgaaagactaaagcccaccgccaAATCTTGgcaaagacccgagagagaagaatcgatactcaccatctttttatcgattttaaagctgccttcgatagcacgaaaaggagctgtctttatgccgcgatgtctgaatttggtatccctgcaaaactaatacggctatgtaagctgacgttgagcaacaccaaaagctccgtcaggatcgggaaggacctctccgagccgttcgataccaaacggcttcagacagggtgactcactatcgtgcgacttcttcaatctattgctggaaaaaataatacgagctgcagaactaaatagagagggtacaatcttctacaagactgtacagctcctggcgtatgccgatgatattgatatcatcggaagcaacaaccgcgccgtttgttctgcgttttccagactagataaagaagcgaagcgtatgggtctggtggtgaatgaggacaagacgaaatatctcctgtcatcaaacaaacagtcggcgcactcgcgtcttggctcccacgtcactgttgacagtcataactttgaagttgtagataatttcgtttatctgggaaccagcattaacaacaccaacaatgtcagccttgaaatccaacgcagaatcactcttgccaacaggtgctactttggactgagtaggcaattgaaaagtaaagtcctctctcgacgaaccaaaatcaaactctataagtcgctcattattcccgtcctgatgtatggcgctgaagcgtggacgatgacaacatccgatgagacgactcttggggttttcgagagaaaggttttgcgcaagatttatggtcctctaaacattggcaacggcgaataccgcagacgatggaacgatgagctgtacgatttatacgacgacattgacatagttcagcgaataaaaagacagcggctacgctggctaggtcatgttgtacggatggaagaaaacactccagctctgaaagtattcgatgcagtacccgctggaggaagccgcggaagaggacgacctccactccggtggaaagaccaagtgcaaagtgacctggcttcacttggtgtttccagttggcgccaaaaagcaaaaaggaggaatgagtggcgcgctctggtggattcggctataatcgcttaaagcggttcctacgccaaatatatatatatatatatataggtatacttcgtatatatatatattatccaGAAAggaccctacaagacggagctaactcatacaccactacacatgcaaattttttcagctttttccaatacatacacattgctaacattttgtagttaagtggcaaactcggtagttagagtagcaaaattcattaaccctaatttttgtatgtataagagagagatacAATGAGCCGTTCAAAATCGTCGCCATGGCCGCTGTTCA belongs to Zeugodacus cucurbitae isolate PBARC_wt_2022May chromosome 6, idZeuCucr1.2, whole genome shotgun sequence and includes:
- the LOC128922697 gene encoding uncharacterized protein LOC128922697 isoform X2; this translates as MASCDARYTFTSASIGSYGGQSDGGVFQQSKFGKALLENKLPLPPRAPLLNESSTDFPHFFVADAAFPLKENLMRPYPGAQLPRNKAIFNYRLSRARRVIENSFGILTARWRVLRKVIDFSAKNCETIVLTCLVLHNFVMLNDHDRWYCPDTFVDTDTADHGILEGEWREDLESVGGALHSISSTRRNASCIAFRVRDFLAEYFINQGAVSFQEDRI
- the LOC128922698 gene encoding uncharacterized protein LOC128922698, encoding MYSSFSREVRKMEAPSGSGASNAETWPLFDNMSFLKQYIQPRPNGCTTNILDDMFSQELLEPISFKCSQTNLSSPSELSFSTPIRKRVKKTNSDDDGCFKEACELYKSMCAERSKGSEAVRSFGVMLTSIMNDNNIKQMKAIQVLTNSLFAIKSEPE
- the LOC128922697 gene encoding uncharacterized protein LOC128922697 isoform X1 → MHLLILQQRTVYSLMASCDARYTFTSASIGSYGGQSDGGVFQQSKFGKALLENKLPLPPRAPLLNESSTDFPHFFVADAAFPLKENLMRPYPGAQLPRNKAIFNYRLSRARRVIENSFGILTARWRVLRKVIDFSAKNCETIVLTCLVLHNFVMLNDHDRWYCPDTFVDTDTADHGILEGEWREDLESVGGALHSISSTRRNASCIAFRVRDFLAEYFINQGAVSFQEDRI